From the genome of Erythrobacter litoralis, one region includes:
- a CDS encoding TonB-dependent receptor: MKKIIGGASVSALAIAVAAPAMAQDAPATQSAPATQSAQKRQGGVRTIVVTAQKKTEDLQDVPISVSAIGQEELQELNISTFDDYLEQLPSVTAGGTGPGQNQIYIRGLASTTPNLTTAGVAGLAPNVAFYLDEQPLAQPGRNLDVYAADIQRIEVLSGPQGTLFGASSQAGVVRLITNKPDLAAFDASFSASTSFTKGGEESYSAEVMLNVPVTSNFGLRGVFYLDDQGGYIDNVQGTRDLSESARFRPEGTVRANGVPVNANRAGFQSTSDLSDVTFLETDNSGLVENDFNDTQYTGFRATALWEVTPDWTITVAHTRQSLETDGVFFADPELGGLDDLEIQRFEDDRLEDDFSNTSWTVEGRIAMLDVVYTGAYTDRRTDQRIDYTDYLFVGQYLPYYICDGSVSYPGAADPSGTCQEPNLYVTSDSELEVFTQELRFSTPEEWPVRVTAGGFYSDLELRERNDFNYPGNVDAAPFGGFAPNFPFPGSFNTDAGPFPRDTIFRNDIRRTDEQFGIFGEASVDVVPDLLTVTLGARYYDVEVDLEGGANASFCNTSGNDEDAFGTNIGDLYDGDGEFFFNLSCSEALRQNFTLDDSLADIEAAGLSPTQAQRVFNSVRAPDVAATSGTILKGTITLTPSDDTLFYATYSEGFRPGLLNRPGGAPGPNNFTVPFELATDEVKNYELGWKLDLIDGQLRFNGSAFYVDISDLQTTIFDPSITNLFFSANAADAEIYGVEADFTFAPYAVPGLTVAGAFSILDTEITDVLIPTDDVVEGAELAFAPSFQGNLRVRYEFDLTNTLGAYVMPQVTHSASKFTDIIEINRLELDSYTVVDLAFGIEKDQWNVEIFGENMFDERAQISGNFVNDRARIVTNRPLTVGLRVGYDY; this comes from the coding sequence ATGAAAAAGATCATCGGCGGCGCGTCTGTCAGCGCGCTTGCGATTGCCGTTGCCGCACCGGCCATGGCGCAGGACGCACCGGCCACCCAGAGCGCACCGGCCACCCAGAGCGCGCAGAAGCGCCAGGGCGGCGTCCGCACCATCGTCGTCACCGCGCAGAAGAAGACCGAGGATCTGCAGGATGTGCCGATTTCGGTCTCGGCGATCGGTCAGGAAGAGCTTCAGGAGCTCAACATCTCGACCTTCGACGACTATCTCGAGCAGCTTCCCTCGGTTACCGCGGGCGGAACCGGGCCGGGGCAGAACCAGATCTACATCCGCGGTCTTGCCTCGACCACGCCCAACCTGACCACGGCCGGCGTCGCGGGTCTTGCGCCCAACGTCGCCTTCTATCTCGATGAACAGCCGCTCGCCCAGCCGGGCCGCAACCTCGACGTCTATGCCGCCGACATCCAGCGGATCGAAGTCCTTTCGGGTCCGCAGGGCACGCTGTTCGGCGCGAGCTCGCAGGCGGGCGTCGTCCGTCTCATCACCAACAAGCCCGACCTTGCGGCTTTCGACGCGTCCTTCTCGGCCAGCACCTCCTTCACCAAGGGTGGCGAGGAAAGCTATTCCGCCGAAGTCATGCTCAACGTCCCCGTGACGAGCAATTTCGGCCTGCGCGGCGTCTTTTATCTCGATGACCAGGGCGGCTATATCGACAACGTGCAGGGCACCCGCGATCTTTCCGAAAGCGCGCGCTTCCGGCCCGAAGGCACGGTCCGTGCGAACGGCGTGCCGGTCAACGCCAACCGCGCCGGCTTCCAGTCGACGTCGGACCTTTCGGACGTGACCTTCCTCGAGACCGACAATTCCGGCCTCGTCGAGAACGATTTCAACGACACGCAATACACCGGTTTCCGCGCGACCGCGCTGTGGGAAGTGACGCCCGACTGGACCATCACCGTCGCCCACACCCGCCAGAGCCTCGAGACCGACGGCGTGTTCTTCGCCGATCCGGAACTGGGCGGTCTCGACGATCTTGAAATCCAGCGCTTCGAGGACGACCGTCTGGAAGACGATTTCTCGAACACCAGCTGGACGGTCGAAGGGCGCATCGCGATGCTCGATGTCGTCTATACCGGCGCCTATACCGACCGCCGTACCGACCAGCGGATCGACTACACCGACTATCTCTTCGTCGGCCAGTACCTGCCCTATTACATCTGCGATGGTTCGGTGAGCTATCCGGGCGCAGCCGATCCGTCGGGCACCTGCCAGGAACCGAACCTCTACGTCACCTCGGACAGCGAGCTTGAGGTGTTCACGCAGGAGTTGCGCTTCTCGACGCCGGAAGAATGGCCGGTGCGCGTGACGGCGGGCGGGTTCTATTCGGACCTCGAACTGCGTGAGCGCAATGACTTCAACTATCCGGGCAATGTCGATGCGGCGCCGTTCGGCGGCTTCGCACCGAACTTCCCGTTCCCGGGTTCGTTCAACACCGATGCCGGGCCGTTCCCGCGCGACACGATCTTCCGCAACGACATCCGCCGCACCGACGAACAGTTCGGCATCTTCGGCGAAGCATCGGTTGACGTCGTGCCGGACCTTCTCACCGTGACGCTGGGCGCGCGCTATTACGACGTCGAAGTCGATCTCGAAGGCGGCGCCAATGCCAGCTTCTGCAACACCAGCGGCAATGACGAGGACGCCTTCGGCACCAATATCGGCGATCTTTACGACGGCGACGGGGAATTCTTCTTCAACCTGTCGTGTTCGGAAGCGCTGCGTCAGAACTTCACACTGGACGACAGCCTTGCCGATATCGAGGCCGCCGGGCTTTCGCCGACACAGGCCCAGCGGGTGTTCAACTCGGTCCGTGCGCCCGACGTGGCGGCGACCAGCGGGACCATCCTGAAGGGCACGATCACGCTGACGCCGAGCGATGACACGCTGTTCTATGCGACCTATTCGGAAGGCTTCCGTCCCGGCCTGCTCAACCGTCCGGGCGGTGCGCCGGGGCCCAACAACTTCACGGTGCCCTTCGAACTGGCCACCGACGAGGTGAAGAACTACGAACTGGGCTGGAAACTCGACCTCATCGACGGTCAGCTGCGCTTCAACGGCAGCGCCTTCTATGTCGATATCTCGGACCTCCAGACCACGATCTTCGATCCCTCGATCACCAACCTCTTCTTCTCGGCCAATGCCGCTGATGCGGAGATCTACGGGGTCGAGGCGGACTTCACCTTCGCGCCCTATGCGGTGCCGGGGCTGACGGTCGCGGGGGCGTTCTCGATCCTCGATACCGAGATCACCGACGTGCTGATCCCGACCGATGACGTGGTCGAAGGTGCGGAACTGGCCTTCGCGCCGTCCTTCCAGGGCAATCTGCGCGTGCGCTACGAATTCGACCTCACCAACACGCTGGGCGCCTATGTCATGCCGCAGGTGACCCATTCGGCGTCGAAGTTCACCGACATCATCGAGATCAACCGGCTCGAACTCGACAGCTACACGGTCGTCGACCTCGCCTTCGGGATCGAAAAGGACCAGTGGAACGTCGAGATCTTCGGTGAGAACATGTTCGACGAGCGCG